From the Debaryomyces hansenii CBS767 chromosome F complete sequence genome, the window TAGAGCAAGTTACCCTTTATTTGATTCAGACTCTATCTTTGATTATTGGTAGTTGTATAATCCTATTTATGAAATCCAACATTTAAGAAAGCTTCCTTATAGGACGGCGTAACATATAAAGAATACTTGGTCATTATTACTAATCTAGCCTTGCCGCTATCGGAAATCAATATAAGGTATAAGGTAAGATGTTAGGGCGATTATTTAAACAGAACCAATCGGGGCCTAATGTTCCCAACTCAAATGGGAATGGTAATTATATAAACCCAAATGGAAATGGCAATTCCTACACTAATAGTTATGGTGCAAATCACCAACCAAAAAACGGTCCCATCATCAATCCGAATACGAATCCTTACCAAAATGTAAATACTTTCGAAGATTCATACTCTAGAGAGATTTTATATGGAACTTCTGACACTTTACAGCTCAAGCcgtatcaattgaataataaatttttccgaataataatatcgCAGGATGGAGGTAATCTAAGATCAAAGCAGGTGTTGTATGATTCGGCCGCtcagaataatgataaccCGGGCGTTATAGCAAGACCCCCGCCGATGTCAAGAAATAATAGTTCTAATAATGTAAATAgcaagaatattttgactTCAAAGATTTATCATAATGCTAgtgaattaaatgattatatGTTTGGATGCGGATTACCTTCAAATGAGACATATAGTACGACGAAGATACATATTTTGCCAACATTGAATAATCTGACCTATGGATCAAATCAGTCTATACTAATTACAAGGCTTTTTCTGATATCAGATAACAACGATTCTCAGATTTTCAATGAGAGTTTTCAATCACATTGGATGCCACGCCCAGCACTCCCTATCAAGGAAACATCAATTAAAAACGATGCCTTCAATATAGCTCATGCAAAAGCAAATAATCCTGATACAGGTTCTACAAGTAAATCATCCAATAGCATTAACAGCCGGTTTTCTATAGGCTTGATTATACCGCTTGAATCCGTAAATGACCATTTGAATGAtgttatttttaataactGGGATGTAATATCGCATTATATTCTAGTGTTACAAAAGCtaataattaaaaaattgatactTACTTTGAATAATAGCGTGAATGATTTAAGTCTTTCCAACTTGAGCTTACAAAACAATTCTCCAAATCATACCCATATTTATTGCCCTTACATTGTAAATAAGAGAATCCAATTTCCAAGTTATATTTTGCAGAATGAACtagatttgaataatcaaCTAATCAAGTTAATTAAGTTAATGCATTACAATAGCAACGttccaaaattaattaattcaaattcacTAATGAGATATTCTATGAGTGACTCTTCGAAAGTAAATCCTATGCTTTTAAGCTGGATTTCAGAAGTGGTAAACTGGCTACAATTTAAAGATGGCAGATCCATGAGTAATGACATTAACTCACAAACACATAGTagttttaataataattctcaGTtccaatataataatactacTAATATTTCAAGTTCATTGTCAGTTCAAAGCTCCccaaatatcaataatttgaatttttctcCCAACACAGATACGGCAGTTACTAAGACTTTTTTGGCCAGTTTATTGGCATTATTAATCCCGTTAAGAAAGCTGTTGACTATGAAACCATTTAGTATTTCTAACGACTGCGATAATACGCGGGAAATAACGAGGGTAGTAGTTATGACAGGGAATCCAGTAGTTgctaagaaattaatttttattattaacgGGTTAATTcctgataatgaaatgctttcaatattgGATGACTACGAGGATGAGAAATCAGATATATCTGAGAGTTCAAATGATACTAAACCAATGAAACATTCAATTGGTAAAATACCTGAAAATAAGAGTTGCGAGGAACTCCtagataataatagttttAGTAATGATTCTGTTAGTACACCTTCTTCTATACAACATAAACTATTTGGTTCGACAGGTGATATGAACAATGTTAATACATTGGGTGCAGCAAAACCTGTTCCCACTAGACCAATACCAATTAAATCGTCAACGGCGAGTTCATATAGTTCTTCTGATAATTCACCAACTCACAATACATCAGTCAAAGGTTGGGAGATACCTCACAAGTCGTCAGCTAGTACTACAACAACTCCTCTTAAGTCAAGAGTTGAAGTTGGAACCAGCGTTATTCCTATTGCTGAAAAGACTCCAACTAGATCATCgctttcaaaatcatcatctatGGCGTActtatcatcttctttGACTTCATCTTTATCGTCTTCGGCATCAAActattcattatcaaaattagGAGGGAGCTTCATGGAGAAATGGAAAAACTCGTTTTCGAATACGCAACATACGAACCCAAACATGAATCCAGCTAATAACCAAACTAATTCCCTGCTTGGATTTAATACAGAGAACCATGATTTACTTCCTCCATCTTTGGGTAACCTATCGAAAAGAAATTCCGTTCATTCTTTAAGAACTCCATCACCAGCGGTTGAAATAGATGAAAGCCTGCCCTatcataataattcttcaaatgttGGAAATATCCCacataattcttcaagcTCTACTAAGATGGCTAGAGCGAATTCAGtgtttgatttatataataacaatagTAGCTACAAAAGAAATGCTATTGGTATAATACAGGAAGAAGGAAAATGCCCGGGCATGAAAAGATCGAATACAAGCATCTATACACCTGCCTT encodes:
- a CDS encoding DEHA2F09328p (similar to CA4694|IPF3950 Candida albicans IPF3950 unknown function) encodes the protein MLGRLFKQNQSGPNVPNSNGNGNYINPNGNGNSYTNSYGANHQPKNGPIINPNTNPYQNVNTFEDSYSREILYGTSDTLQLKPYQLNNKFFRIIISQDGGNLRSKQVLYDSAAQNNDNPGVIARPPPMSRNNSSNNVNSKNILTSKIYHNASELNDYMFGCGLPSNETYSTTKIHILPTLNNSTYGSNQSILITRLFSISDNNDSQIFNESFQSHWMPRPALPIKETSIKNDAFNIAHAKANNPDTGSTSKSSNSINSRFSIGLIIPLESVNDHLNDVIFNNWDVISHYILVLQKLIIKKLILTLNNSVNDLSLSNLSLQNNSPNHTHIYCPYIVNKRIQFPSYILQNELDLNNQLIKLIKLMHYNSNVPKLINSNSLMRYSMSDSSKVNPMLLSWISEVVNWLQFKDGRSMSNDINSQTHSSFNNNSQFQYNNTTNISSSLSVQSSPNINNLNFSPNTDTAVTKTFLASLLALLIPLRKSLTMKPFSISNDCDNTREITRVVVMTGNPVVAKKLIFIINGLIPDNEMLSILDDYEDEKSDISESSNDTKPMKHSIGKIPENKSCEELLDNNSFSNDSVSTPSSIQHKLFGSTGDMNNVNTLGAAKPVPTRPIPIKSSTASSYSSSDNSPTHNTSVKGWEIPHKSSASTTTTPLKSRVEVGTSVIPIAEKTPTRSSLSKSSSMAYLSSSLTSSLSSSASNYSLSKLGGSFMEKWKNSFSNTQHTNPNMNPANNQTNSSLGFNTENHDLLPPSLGNLSKRNSVHSLRTPSPAVEIDESSPYHNNSSNVGNIPHNSSSSTKMARANSVFDLYNNNSSYKRNAIGIIQEEGKCPGMKRSNTSIYTPALRDTYKLKNINDFNRNIIKSKCSLIMKARISVGDSVDKTLNINSIIEKNEDESDSCYGDESTITSSTKINEIAPLIKHRPLFPNVAFAEEFRPEFILQSCPINSKLESQVMTSMKNDLLFYQNNCQFEKVTSRSVFVSLRAREIKVIEMNVGESVSGQVETSPNSQASSNSGTPVGSLQESQKPSLQSALTKGIRNNKSDQSEHTSRNSMPSNSTSSYKTMIKKIFSPTRNSGDKEVIFAIENTLDEIAKLFQSNSNCQKSSTTNQDFNEKLTMLMSNILD